In a genomic window of Thiosocius teredinicola:
- a CDS encoding alpha-ketoglutarate-dependent dioxygenase AlkB family protein: MLTADRSNTSPDNRHATEQVDPTLLKLLAPPYDRAQCQALLQQLLDRVEWQHEYIAFGRRFSVPRVQAWYADDGTNYRYSNDFLQRRDWIPLLADIKADVERITAHAFNAVLLTYYRDGDDHVTLHADDEPELGDSPTIASLSLGAARRFEFRLKSGGAMHGIDLYDGDLLLMQPEFQRLWLHGVPQQPSVKEARINLTFRNVLTA; encoded by the coding sequence ATGTTGACAGCAGACCGCAGCAACACGTCGCCCGATAATCGACACGCAACCGAGCAGGTCGATCCGACACTCCTGAAGCTGCTGGCTCCGCCCTACGACCGTGCACAATGCCAGGCATTGCTGCAGCAATTGCTCGACCGCGTTGAGTGGCAGCACGAGTACATTGCGTTCGGGCGAAGATTCTCGGTACCGCGCGTCCAGGCATGGTACGCGGATGACGGCACCAACTATCGTTATAGCAACGACTTCTTGCAACGTCGTGATTGGATACCGCTGCTTGCGGACATCAAGGCAGACGTGGAACGGATCACCGCCCATGCCTTCAATGCCGTATTGCTAACCTATTATCGCGACGGCGACGATCACGTGACGTTGCACGCTGACGATGAGCCTGAATTGGGAGACTCCCCGACGATCGCCTCATTGAGCCTGGGTGCCGCGCGCCGTTTCGAATTCAGATTGAAATCCGGTGGCGCGATGCACGGCATCGATCTGTACGACGGTGATCTGCTACTGATGCAGCCGGAGTTTCAGCGCCTGTGGTTGCATGGCGTGCCGCAACAACCGTCGGTAAAGGAAGCGCGCATCAACCTGACGTTTCGCAACGTCTTGACCGCTTAG
- a CDS encoding dinitrogenase iron-molybdenum cofactor biosynthesis protein encodes MSGMNIDRDTALRIALAARTLPDVDLPTLIELLNDRLGPPLDLEKLSRITVTDLKTGIGSHDGEEDGEDFGGRDGLEPIKLAVRVLWGETTEDENLPTPASYAEGDMPGSIRVAVASNSGAALDGHFGSCLRYLVYQVSSEEVRLVDIRSAIEADYAEDKNGFRVGLIKDCQVLYVVSVGGPAAAKIIRADIYPMKKIEGGEAADVVSELKAVMAGTPPPWLAKVLGVANADRFKYYKGVEEA; translated from the coding sequence GCGGAATGAACATCGATCGTGATACGGCACTGCGTATCGCATTGGCTGCCCGTACCCTGCCGGACGTCGACCTACCCACACTTATCGAACTCCTCAACGATCGGCTGGGCCCACCGCTCGACCTTGAAAAGCTCTCGCGTATCACCGTGACCGACCTCAAGACCGGCATCGGCAGTCATGACGGCGAAGAAGACGGTGAAGACTTCGGCGGCCGCGATGGTCTCGAGCCGATCAAGCTCGCGGTGCGAGTGTTATGGGGTGAAACCACCGAAGACGAAAACCTGCCGACGCCCGCGAGCTATGCCGAAGGTGACATGCCCGGCTCGATCCGGGTTGCCGTCGCATCCAACAGCGGCGCGGCACTCGACGGACACTTCGGCTCATGTCTGCGCTACCTGGTGTACCAGGTGTCTTCCGAAGAAGTGCGCCTGGTCGACATACGCTCAGCCATCGAGGCCGACTACGCGGAAGACAAGAACGGTTTCCGCGTTGGTCTGATCAAAGACTGCCAGGTGCTGTATGTCGTCTCGGTCGGCGGACCGGCCGCAGCCAAGATCATCCGCGCCGACATCTACCCGATGAAGAAGATCGAAGGCGGTGAAGCCGCCGACGTAGTCAGCGAGCTCAAGGCAGTCATGGCAGGTACCCCGCCGCCTTGGCTGGCGAAGGTCCTGGGTGTCGCCAATGCCGATCGCTTCAAGTATTACAAAGGCGTCGAAGAGGCTTGA
- a CDS encoding alpha/beta fold hydrolase, whose product MRSDDRSLTAQVDRVIRATSFSSPEIDYYLYRPSSHAQHRRILVSVHGVSRNAEEHIQLFRPLADRYGALLIAPLFTNRDFRDYQRLGRRKHGPRADLALIRVLNEVALHIGCDTSCVDFFGFSGGAQFVHRFAMAHGTRVRRMVLGAAGWYTMPDDSLAYPHGIANARGLDAVRLSAKSATRMPTLVLVGDQDDKNDDEELNLSEVVCRTQGNNRVERARAWQAAMNRYASRHGLMPKVDLDLLNGVGHSFSQAVHAGSLADRVFSHLYGELEVVSRRWSEASMNPEQQCQTVENVT is encoded by the coding sequence ATGCGTAGTGACGATCGATCATTGACCGCGCAAGTCGACCGGGTGATCAGGGCAACGTCGTTCTCGTCGCCCGAGATCGATTACTACCTGTATCGGCCTTCGTCGCACGCGCAGCACCGACGGATTCTGGTCAGCGTGCATGGCGTGTCGCGCAATGCCGAAGAGCACATCCAACTGTTTCGGCCGCTGGCCGATCGTTATGGTGCATTGCTGATTGCACCGTTGTTCACCAACCGCGACTTTCGCGATTACCAACGACTCGGTCGTCGAAAGCATGGCCCGCGTGCCGATCTTGCTTTGATCCGGGTGCTGAACGAGGTGGCACTGCACATCGGTTGCGACACGTCCTGCGTCGACTTTTTCGGGTTCTCCGGCGGTGCGCAGTTCGTCCATCGCTTTGCCATGGCCCACGGAACACGGGTCAGGCGCATGGTACTGGGTGCGGCAGGGTGGTACACGATGCCCGACGATTCGTTGGCTTACCCGCACGGGATCGCCAATGCGCGCGGTCTCGATGCCGTGCGGCTCAGTGCCAAGTCGGCGACGCGTATGCCGACCTTGGTGCTGGTAGGCGATCAGGATGACAAGAATGACGATGAGGAACTGAATTTGTCTGAAGTTGTGTGCAGAACGCAAGGCAACAATCGGGTTGAACGCGCACGTGCCTGGCAGGCGGCGATGAATCGCTATGCGAGCCGACACGGGCTGATGCCGAAGGTTGATCTCGATCTCCTCAACGGTGTCGGGCATTCATTCAGCCAGGCGGTACACGCAGGTTCACTGGCCGATCGGGTTTTTTCGCATCTGTACGGTGAATTGGAAGTGGTTTCGCGCAGATGGAGCGAAGCTTCAATGAATCCGGAGCAGCAGTGCCAGACAGTGGAAAACGTAACATGA
- a CDS encoding ABC transporter ATP-binding protein, which yields MSAIRLPSLFIRRRRATLLKLVLNGMTQGVLAIAGAWLVMSIFDGLGKQADHAAWWFAGLALIVVSGVMLRRTERVHAEWLGQNYAASIRRRLYKRLLFSDQRTLQRRRTGGLLLKFVGDLSALRRWVSLGMARLLVAGVATLIAMTALAWLHWPFFVAVSAVLSVSAAWIVYQGGTLREAIAESRRCQANISSNVTEKLHNLSTVQAFGQAEREQKVLRRQSDRLLRASVGKAAKIGTLRGVIEAAAGACVLAVLLMAYLFPPPDLTAGMVAAVVSIIGFLTPPLRDLGRAHEYWLGAEVAKDNLRSVMRGAVRVRDRRDSVPLNIDRAEIQLDDVSVSGVFDAVNVHIRNGCKILLSGANGSGKSTLLGLIGRLFDPDKGRILIDGQDIAGVRMASLRRQVAFVSSDIPLLRGTLKKNLCYGAETDLCDDVAAVIERFDCGDVFNRLPDGLDTRIAEGGSNLSQGERLQISLVRALLRRPRILLLDEADANLDSDAVKTLERVIERFEGTLIMASHRRRNLHLFDEQWLLKGGAIVSAATSSNVSRLHKGRAREVPDDEAPSTMSGAEAGRSVADHDVERDRYA from the coding sequence ATGAGTGCGATTCGCTTACCGTCGCTGTTCATACGCCGAAGGCGGGCCACGCTTCTGAAGCTCGTCCTGAACGGTATGACGCAAGGTGTGCTCGCTATTGCGGGCGCCTGGTTGGTGATGTCGATTTTTGACGGCCTGGGCAAACAGGCCGACCACGCGGCTTGGTGGTTTGCCGGGCTGGCCTTGATCGTCGTATCCGGCGTGATGCTGCGGCGAACCGAGCGTGTGCATGCCGAATGGCTCGGCCAGAACTATGCGGCGTCGATCCGACGGCGACTCTATAAACGCCTGTTGTTCAGCGACCAGCGCACGTTGCAGCGTCGACGCACAGGCGGTCTGTTGTTGAAGTTCGTCGGCGATCTGTCGGCATTGCGCCGCTGGGTAAGCCTGGGAATGGCGCGTTTGCTGGTGGCCGGGGTCGCGACGCTGATTGCGATGACCGCACTGGCCTGGCTCCACTGGCCGTTCTTCGTGGCCGTGTCGGCGGTACTGAGCGTGTCGGCAGCGTGGATCGTCTACCAGGGCGGCACCTTGCGCGAGGCGATTGCAGAATCGCGCCGCTGCCAGGCGAATATCTCGAGCAATGTAACCGAGAAACTGCACAACCTCAGCACGGTACAGGCATTTGGTCAGGCGGAACGCGAACAGAAAGTGCTGCGCCGCCAGTCGGATCGGCTGCTGCGGGCGTCGGTCGGCAAGGCAGCGAAGATCGGCACTTTGCGCGGCGTGATCGAAGCGGCGGCAGGCGCCTGCGTTCTCGCCGTGTTGTTGATGGCCTATCTGTTTCCTCCCCCCGATCTGACGGCCGGTATGGTTGCCGCAGTGGTCAGCATCATCGGTTTTCTCACGCCGCCGCTGAGAGACCTTGGGCGGGCACATGAATACTGGTTGGGCGCCGAGGTGGCCAAGGACAACCTGCGTTCTGTCATGCGGGGTGCGGTGCGGGTGCGTGACCGCCGCGACAGCGTACCCTTGAACATCGATCGCGCTGAGATCCAGTTGGACGATGTATCGGTGAGCGGGGTGTTCGACGCCGTTAATGTTCACATAAGGAACGGCTGCAAAATTCTCCTGAGTGGCGCGAACGGGAGTGGAAAATCGACTTTATTGGGGCTGATCGGCCGGTTGTTCGATCCGGACAAGGGACGGATTCTGATCGATGGACAGGACATCGCCGGCGTACGCATGGCGTCATTGCGCCGCCAGGTGGCTTTCGTCAGCAGCGATATCCCGCTGTTGCGAGGCACGTTGAAGAAGAATCTTTGTTATGGCGCGGAGACGGATCTTTGCGATGACGTCGCAGCCGTCATTGAACGCTTCGACTGCGGCGACGTGTTCAATCGTTTGCCGGACGGCCTCGATACGCGAATCGCCGAAGGTGGCAGCAATCTCTCGCAGGGTGAGCGCCTGCAGATTTCGCTGGTGCGCGCCTTGTTGCGTCGCCCACGCATTCTGCTGTTGGACGAAGCGGATGCCAATCTCGACAGCGATGCGGTCAAGACGCTTGAACGCGTCATCGAGCGATTCGAGGGTACCCTGATCATGGCATCGCATCGGCGTCGAAATCTGCATCTGTTCGACGAACAGTGGTTGTTGAAAGGTGGCGCGATTGTCTCGGCCGCTACCAGCTCGAATGTCTCGCGTCTGCATAAGGGCAGGGCGCGCGAGGTTCCAGATGATGAGGCGCCGTCGACAATGTCCGGTGCAGAGGCCGGACGATCGGTTGCCGATCATGACGTAGAACGGGATCGCTATGCGTAG
- a CDS encoding RNA polymerase sigma factor, which translates to MHRDLNEQLIELLPRMRRFATGLTGAVDRGDELVQIACERLLKHHSRLKPDTRLDSWLYQVIRNLHVDSIRAQKARDRSVESVREITEIQGMGVNVLDQQLALHEVHLAMQELSEEHRSVLMLICVEGLSYKEAADVLEVPMGTVTSRIVRGRKALMDLLADDVEKVPLGAAE; encoded by the coding sequence GTGCACAGGGATCTAAACGAACAACTGATCGAGCTACTTCCGCGCATGCGGCGTTTTGCCACCGGGTTGACCGGCGCGGTCGACCGTGGCGACGAGTTGGTTCAGATCGCGTGCGAGCGGCTGTTGAAGCATCACAGCAGATTAAAGCCGGACACCCGGCTAGATAGCTGGCTGTACCAGGTGATTCGAAATCTGCATGTCGACAGTATTCGCGCGCAAAAGGCGCGAGACCGCAGCGTGGAGTCCGTTCGTGAGATCACCGAGATTCAGGGCATGGGCGTAAACGTATTGGATCAGCAACTGGCGCTGCATGAGGTTCACTTGGCGATGCAGGAGCTTTCCGAGGAGCACCGCTCGGTGCTGATGCTGATCTGCGTGGAAGGCCTGTCGTACAAAGAGGCTGCCGACGTGCTGGAGGTGCCGATGGGCACCGTGACGAGCAGGATTGTTCGAGGGCGAAAAGCCTTGATGGACCTGCTGGCAGACGATGTGGAAAAAGTTCCCCTGGGAGCAGCAGAATGA